Within bacterium, the genomic segment GGGGCGCCGCCGTTGTGGCGCGCATTCCTCCACACCGACGCGCTCGCCGCAGCGCTGGTCGCAGCGGGCGGGATAGGTCACGGACGCGGCATCACCTGCACCGGCCGCAACCTCGCCTGCCGCCGGGAGGCGCTGTCCAGGATAGGCGGCTACGCCGCCTTGCCTGATACCCTTTCCGGGGATGACGACTTTCTCCTGCAGAAAATAGCACAACTCCCGGGGGAGACGCTCACCTATCTCCTGACCCCGCAAGGCGCCGTGCCAGCCCGCGGCCCTGCCGGCTGGCGCGCCCTCCTCGGCCAGAAACGCCGCCACCTCTCCGCGGGGAGTCGCTATACCCGCCCCGTTCAACTCGGGTATTTCATTTTTCACAGCGCCAATGCCTTGCTCTGGTCGCTCCTTTTTCTTGCACCCCTTTTCCGGCCCTGGCTGCTCGGGTTTCTGGCTGCAAAGATCCTGCTGGATGGCCTGGCCCTCCTGGTTTGGAGCATCCGGTTGCAGCAGCCCTTTCATCCCGGCGGCTTTTTGCTCTGGGAGGGGCTCTTCCCCCTCTACCATCTTTTTGCCTGGCCTCGGCCGGGGCAGGAAATCTCATGGGCAAAA encodes:
- a CDS encoding glycosyltransferase, whose protein sequence is MILTISIIFSLYLLIIAWLLYGILRLRRPPAPVSLPSLSVMVAARNEGAFLGECLEALSAQDYAGDWEVLIVDDGSSDATRAIARAGVERHPRWQLLGNDYPERWRSRKKGALESALRRARGEYLLFTDADCTPPPAWVAQMAAVLASGAAVCVGFSPLTASGAPPLWRAFLHTDALAAALVAAGGIGHGRGITCTGRNLACRREALSRIGGYAALPDTLSGDDDFLLQKIAQLPGETLTYLLTPQGAVPARGPAGWRALLGQKRRHLSAGSRYTRPVQLGYFIFHSANALLWSLLFLAPLFRPWLLGFLAAKILLDGLALLVWSIRLQQPFHPGGFLLWEGLFPLYHLFAWPRPGQEISWAKP